CGTAATAGCAATAAAACGGGCGGTGCGCCGCAGACGCCCATGCATATCTTCGCGAAAATTCGAATGATCGAGCACGCCCTGCAGCGCAGGCGGGTGCAGCATCTGCAACAGCAGGCTGCGAATGCCGCCGACCATCATCGATACCGCATCCGCATGCACCAAGCGGATTGGCGAGTCCTTCACGAAAAAAGCATCGTCTGATGGCGGAACTGGCTGTTGCCCCTTCTCGACGTCGTTGAACACCGCACGGACGCGGCCAACCAAACGGCTGCGGAGGAATTCGGATGGGCTCGGGCGGGACACCTGACCAATATGGGGTACTAACCAAAATCTACCAAGTTGAATTCATGAGTCCCAGGCGCCAATTCGGGTTGAAGGGCAAAGGAGCCATTTGATGAAGATCAATGCCGATTTCGACAAACGAGTGGTCGTCCACAGCGATCAGATCGATTGGGTGCCGTCCCCTATGGCGGGCGTCGATCGCCGGATGCTCGACCGGATCGGCGGGGAGGTGGCGCGGGCCACTTCCATCGTCCGTTACACGCCGGGCAGCAGTTTTCCCGAACACACACATGACGGCGGTGAAGAATTCATCGTGCTGGAAGGCGTGTTTCAGGACGAGCATGGCGACTATCCTGTGGGAACCTATGTCCGCAATCCGCCGAGCACACATCATGTGCCGAGATCGGAACCGGGCTGCACAATCTTCGTGAAACTATGGCAGTTTGATCCCGATGGCCGGAACCAGTTTTCGCTCGATTTGGACGCCGAGAACCTTGCGCCAGTCGAAGGGCAGAAAGGTATATCGGCATCGACTATCCATCAGGATGAGAGCGAGGCGGTGTTCGTGGAGAAATGGGCGTTTGATGCGCAGCGATCGTTCGATGCTCCGGGCGGTGCGGAATTGCTCGTGTTGGACGGGCTAGTGATCGTCGATTGCGAGGAACTGGGCAAGCATAGTTGGCTGCGAATCCCGCCCGGCGATATGCTCGATGCCCAAGCCGGAAAAAATGGTGCGAAGGTGTGGATCAAGACCGGCCACCTGACTGACGTTACGGCACCCTAATTCTGCGGCTGAATCACCTGCAAGAATTCCTGCGTGCAACTGCGCTTTCCGCGCTTGCAGGGACCCCGATGCGCGTCTAGGCGTTCACGCAATATGACAGACAAGACCTTCGACCCGACCTCCAAGACATCACTCGCCGCGCCTGACACAAACGTCGATGTGCGCGACACATTCGGTGTCGACATCGATTGGCAAGTGCCCGCTTTCAGCGAAGCGGATGAGCGCGTGCCTGATCTCGATCCCAACTACGTTTTCGATGCGGACACGACATTGGCGATCCTGGCAGGCTTTGCGCATAACCGCCGGGTGATGGTGCAGGGCTATCACGGCACGGGTAAAAGTACGCATATCGAGCAAGTCGCTGCGCGGCTGAAATGGCCATGTATCCGTATCAACCTCGACGCGCATATCAGCCGGATCGATCTGGTCGGGCGTGACGCGATTGTGCTGCGCGATGGTTTGCAAGTCACCGAATTCCGCGAAGGCTTGCTGCCTTGGGCGCTCCAACATCCCGTTGCTCTTGTATTCGACGAATATGACGCAGGCCGCCCTGATGTGATGTTCGTGATCCAGCGCGTTCTGGAAGCGGAAGGCAAGCTGACCCTGCTTGACCAAAACCGCGTAATCCGTCCCGATGCGGGCTTCCGCCTGTTCGCGACAGCCAACACGGTCGGTCTGGGGGACACCAGCGGCCTCTATCATGGTACGCAAGCGATCAACCAAGGCCAGATGGACCGTTGGAATATCGTAACCGCGCTGAACTATCTGCCAGCAGAGGTTGAGCAGGATATCGTCACGGCTAAAAATCCCAAGGGCGATCCGAAGCAGATTGCCGACATGATCAAGGTCGCGGATTTGACGCGCCAAGGCTTTATGAACGGCGATATCTCGACCGTGATGAGCCCGCGTACAGTTATCACCTGGGCGCAAAACGCCGCGATTTTCAACGATGTCGGTTTCGCCTTCCGCCTCAGCTTCCTCAACAAATGTGACGAGGCAGAACGGATGCTGGTCGCTGAATATTACCAGCGCGTGTTTGGTACGGAATTGCCTGAGAGCGTTGTCGGGTCGGCTTAACCCAATCGATCCGGCTCAGTTATTCTTGTGTAGCACAGTCTAGCAGCCGGGCCCTTTCTCGTGCGCCGCAGCAAGCGCTTGATGCGCGGTGGTAGCCGCCTGCCATGCTGCCATCCGTCCGTTTTCTGGCATAATCAGCATGGCGACCGGCTCAGGGTTTTTCAGCTTTTCGAAAGACGGGAAGAGGAACAAGCCCAGCATGCCTTTTCCTTTGACCTGCTTTTCCAGCTTTGCCGGCGCGTCTTGGCTTTCAAATGTCGCTGAGCCGCCAAAAACCCCGAACGAGTAACGGCTAAGTGCTCGCCATCCTGTCGTAACCTCCAAGTCTACATTCCCTCCCTGTGACGCAATGCCCACGCGGTATTTGTGGGCTTCGCTGTCAAATAGCGGAAAATTGCGCCCCTGTGCGCGCACGGTCAGACCGGCAGGGAAGTATCTGATATTGATGAAGGCGCGTTCCGCCGCTTCACCGGTTTTCGCGATCTTCGTGAGCTCGATCTCAGGAGTTTTCTGCGCTGGTAGCTCGGTAAGCTCGACATCCGGGCCAAGGTTCCATTCGCCTTGCTTGTAATAGATACGGGTGCGCTCTGCGGTGGCGTTCCATTCCCACTCGCCGATTTTGCCAGAGGGGCAGGGCGGCAGTTCCTGCGCGCTGACGGGTTGGGTCAGCACGAATGCCGCTGCGATTATTGTGGCCGCGGTAGAGTACGTCATAATGGACTCGTGAGAAGGCAGAAGTTGAAAAACTCGCAATTATGTAATTCACTGGTCGGGTTTGACGTCGGGCAATTTCCCACGGCGCCTCAGGTCATCTGCGAACGACTTGCCACGCGCATATCCATTGGTGGCCGACAAATCGAACCATTTCAAAGCCTGCTCGTATGACCGCTCTGTTCCCAATCCGAAAACGTAGTTCAGGCCAAGGTTAAACTGGCATTTCGCGTTATCCAGCGCTGCGCATTCCTGAAGCAGTGCGAAACCCTTTGGCACATTTTTCGCTGTGTCCTTGGCATATAAGTGCGCCTTGGCGACTTCGTTTAGACCGTCGCCGTGTTTGGCTTTACGATAATGTTCTTCAGCTTTCGTTAGATCCTTGGGAATGCTTGCGCTTCGTCGACCGGAAAAATATGCGTCCCCCAAAGCGATAAAGGCTTGGGCGCGATTGCTTTCGTCCAGAAACTTCATCGTTGGTGCTTTTTTGAGCCAATAGGCAGCTTTCGCCAGTTGTTCATTATCGGGCATTCCCCGGGTAAACGCACCGACGGACTTAACTGCCGCTTCGCCTATTCCGCCTTTGGCCGCTCTTTCCCAATATTCCCAATTGCGCTGACCGTTTCGTTCAATATCGCCAATATTGGTGGCGTTGCGCAGGCCGAAAGTCTGGTCCCCGTAATAAACGTTGCCGACAATATATTGTGAATGCGCATCGCCTTGATCTGCGTGGGCTTTGATTTTTGCGAAGGCTCTCGCGTTACCGAATGCGGCGAGTTGCCTATACCAATCGACTTCCTGCTCGAAGCTACCGCCGTGACCGTCATCGAGCAGATCGACGAGATAAATCAGCGTAAATTTGTCAGAATTGGCTGTCTGCGATTTCTTGTAGTGCTCGACCGCCTTTTTGGGGGATTTGGCAACGCCCATCCCTTCTTCATATAAGAATGCCATGGTCAGGTGAGCATCTGCGATGTTGGCATTCGAGGCAGTTTTCGCCGCGATCACCGACCGGGTCAGTTCGATACCCTTGG
This genomic window from Pontixanthobacter aestiaquae contains:
- a CDS encoding cupin domain-containing protein yields the protein MKINADFDKRVVVHSDQIDWVPSPMAGVDRRMLDRIGGEVARATSIVRYTPGSSFPEHTHDGGEEFIVLEGVFQDEHGDYPVGTYVRNPPSTHHVPRSEPGCTIFVKLWQFDPDGRNQFSLDLDAENLAPVEGQKGISASTIHQDESEAVFVEKWAFDAQRSFDAPGGAELLVLDGLVIVDCEELGKHSWLRIPPGDMLDAQAGKNGAKVWIKTGHLTDVTAP
- the cobS gene encoding cobaltochelatase subunit CobS, encoding MTDKTFDPTSKTSLAAPDTNVDVRDTFGVDIDWQVPAFSEADERVPDLDPNYVFDADTTLAILAGFAHNRRVMVQGYHGTGKSTHIEQVAARLKWPCIRINLDAHISRIDLVGRDAIVLRDGLQVTEFREGLLPWALQHPVALVFDEYDAGRPDVMFVIQRVLEAEGKLTLLDQNRVIRPDAGFRLFATANTVGLGDTSGLYHGTQAINQGQMDRWNIVTALNYLPAEVEQDIVTAKNPKGDPKQIADMIKVADLTRQGFMNGDISTVMSPRTVITWAQNAAIFNDVGFAFRLSFLNKCDEAERMLVAEYYQRVFGTELPESVVGSA
- a CDS encoding tetratricopeptide repeat protein, whose amino-acid sequence is MMKHITQTIMAGIVAVSLGLTALSAAPAHAETEADALAEGIEAYDTFKYDEAAAILKPLADAGNAEAQYRIAYLHLLGKGGMPESPERLFSYAEKAEKQGHLGARLMVAEAYLEGSGTKQNIAKGIELTRSVIAAKTASNANIADAHLTMAFLYEEGMGVAKSPKKAVEHYKKSQTANSDKFTLIYLVDLLDDGHGGSFEQEVDWYRQLAAFGNARAFAKIKAHADQGDAHSQYIVGNVYYGDQTFGLRNATNIGDIERNGQRNWEYWERAAKGGIGEAAVKSVGAFTRGMPDNEQLAKAAYWLKKAPTMKFLDESNRAQAFIALGDAYFSGRRSASIPKDLTKAEEHYRKAKHGDGLNEVAKAHLYAKDTAKNVPKGFALLQECAALDNAKCQFNLGLNYVFGLGTERSYEQALKWFDLSATNGYARGKSFADDLRRRGKLPDVKPDQ